The following are encoded in a window of Ricinus communis isolate WT05 ecotype wild-type chromosome 4, ASM1957865v1, whole genome shotgun sequence genomic DNA:
- the LOC8289557 gene encoding NAC domain-containing protein 45 isoform X1 encodes MAPMSLPPGFRFHPTDEELVAYYLDRKINGRSIELEIIPEVDLYKCEPWDLPDKSFLPSKDLEWYFYSPRDKKYPNGSRTNRATRAGYWKATGKDRPVHSQRQPVGMKKTLVYYRGRAPHGIRTNWVMHEYRLIYSLCGAASSSLKDSYALCRVFKKTIQVNPKTKEEKNGKIIDKDDTCVSDEQFFAEDISGSETFKGREQTEDEHLNNDYSKFPSETSSSDVTQGTPIETPIPDDSQAPFASDEANSSVNMYSLGMDFSNLLQDMQIPSYSNMHYQLPYPPIELEGFPQINIAETKPRKCEIMEEYMTYDKYTDCMNGTLEEIFSLCASQDNSIAFSIQED; translated from the exons ATGGCTCCTATGAGTCTCCCGCCCGGATTTAGGTTCCATCCGACAGATGAAGAGCTTGTTGCTTACTACCTTGATCGAAAAATCAATGGCAGATCGATTGAACTTGAAATCATCCCAGAAGTTGACCTCTACAAATGCGAGCCTTGGGACTTACCAG ATAAGTCATTTTTGCCAAGTAAGGATTTGGAGTGGTATTTTTACAGTCCAAGGGACAAGAAGTACCCAAATGGATCAAGAACTAATAGGGCAACAAGGGCTGGATACTGGAAAGCTACAGGGAAGGATAGACCAGTGCACTCTCAAAGACAGCCTGTAGGGATGAAGAAGACATTGGTATACTATAGAGGTAGAGCTCCTCATGGCATTAGAACCAATTGGGTTATGCATGAGTATCGCTTGATCTACTCTTTATGTGGCGCTGCATCTTCGAGTTtaaag GATTCCTATGCACTTTGTAGGGTTTTCAAGAAAACCATTCAAGTTAATCCCAAAACaaaggaagagaaaaatgGGAAAATAATAGACAAGGATGATACTTGTGTTTCCGATGAACAATTCTTCGCAGAAGATATAAGTGGGAGTGAAACTTTTAAAGGAAGAGAACAAACTGAAGACGAACATTTGAATAATGATTACTCTAAATTTCCATCTGAAACATCTTCTTCAGATGTCACCCAAGGAACACCAATTGAAACCCCAATACCTGATGATTCACAAGCTCCATTTGCCTCAGATGAAGCCAACAGCTCCGTCAATATGTATTCTCTTGGAATGGACTTCTCAAATCTACTTCAG GATATGCAGATCCCAAGCTACTCAAACATGCATTATCAACTTCCTTACCCGCCGATAGAATTAGAAGGCTTCCCACAGATAAATATAGCAGAGACAAAGCCAAGAAAGTGTGAAATCATGGAAGAGTATATGACTTATGACAAGTACACGGATTGCATGAATGGAACGTTAGAAGAGATTTTCTCTCTATGTGCTTCTCAAGACAATTCCATTGCCTTTTCTATACAAGAAGACTAA
- the LOC8289557 gene encoding NAC domain-containing protein 86 isoform X2 yields MAPMSLPPGFRFHPTDEELVAYYLDRKINGRSIELEIIPEVDLYKCEPWDLPDKSFLPSKDLEWYFYSPRDKKYPNGSRTNRATRAGYWKATGKDRPVHSQRQPVGMKKTLVYYRGRAPHGIRTNWVMHEYRLIYSLCGAASSSLKDSYALCRVFKKTIQVNPKTKEEKNGKIIDKDDTCVSDEQFFAEDISGSETFKGREQTEDEHLNNDYSKFPSETSSSDVTQGTPIETPIPDDSQAPFASDEANSSVNMYSLGMDFSNLLQNLCVSAGYADPKLLKHALSTSLPADRIRRLPTDKYSRDKAKKV; encoded by the exons ATGGCTCCTATGAGTCTCCCGCCCGGATTTAGGTTCCATCCGACAGATGAAGAGCTTGTTGCTTACTACCTTGATCGAAAAATCAATGGCAGATCGATTGAACTTGAAATCATCCCAGAAGTTGACCTCTACAAATGCGAGCCTTGGGACTTACCAG ATAAGTCATTTTTGCCAAGTAAGGATTTGGAGTGGTATTTTTACAGTCCAAGGGACAAGAAGTACCCAAATGGATCAAGAACTAATAGGGCAACAAGGGCTGGATACTGGAAAGCTACAGGGAAGGATAGACCAGTGCACTCTCAAAGACAGCCTGTAGGGATGAAGAAGACATTGGTATACTATAGAGGTAGAGCTCCTCATGGCATTAGAACCAATTGGGTTATGCATGAGTATCGCTTGATCTACTCTTTATGTGGCGCTGCATCTTCGAGTTtaaag GATTCCTATGCACTTTGTAGGGTTTTCAAGAAAACCATTCAAGTTAATCCCAAAACaaaggaagagaaaaatgGGAAAATAATAGACAAGGATGATACTTGTGTTTCCGATGAACAATTCTTCGCAGAAGATATAAGTGGGAGTGAAACTTTTAAAGGAAGAGAACAAACTGAAGACGAACATTTGAATAATGATTACTCTAAATTTCCATCTGAAACATCTTCTTCAGATGTCACCCAAGGAACACCAATTGAAACCCCAATACCTGATGATTCACAAGCTCCATTTGCCTCAGATGAAGCCAACAGCTCCGTCAATATGTATTCTCTTGGAATGGACTTCTCAAATCTACTTCAG AATCTATGTGTAAGTGCAGGATATGCAGATCCCAAGCTACTCAAACATGCATTATCAACTTCCTTACCCGCCGATAGAATTAGAAGGCTTCCCACAGATAAATATAGCAGAGACAAAGCCAAGAAAGTGTGA